Proteins from one Nitrospirota bacterium genomic window:
- a CDS encoding Bro-N domain-containing protein, translating to MTETHLAVFKGKKTRRTLHKKEWWFVIADVVSALTDSVDPSGYIKDMRRRDEELSKGWGQIATPLPVQTDGGPQKINCANTEGIFRIIQSIPSPKAEPFKLWLAKVGYERVQEIEDPELATKRTRALYKAKGYSDDWIEKRMRGIAIREELTDEWKKREVREKREYEILTAEIAKAAFGITPGQHKDLKGLRHQNLRDHMTDLELIFSMLGEAATTEITRVDDAKGFHKNKQAARKGGEVAGKARKDLEKKTGRKVVSPDNYLTEPESRKRLGRK from the coding sequence ATGACTGAAACACATTTGGCGGTTTTCAAGGGTAAAAAAACCAGGAGAACATTACATAAAAAAGAATGGTGGTTTGTCATTGCAGACGTTGTATCTGCACTTACAGACTCAGTTGACCCCAGCGGCTATATAAAAGATATGCGTCGCAGGGATGAAGAACTTTCCAAAGGGTGGGGGCAAATTGCCACCCCCCTTCCAGTTCAGACGGATGGCGGACCTCAGAAAATAAATTGTGCTAACACGGAGGGCATTTTCCGTATTATCCAGTCAATCCCATCCCCCAAAGCAGAACCCTTCAAACTATGGCTGGCAAAGGTAGGCTACGAACGGGTACAGGAGATAGAAGACCCTGAGCTCGCTACTAAAAGGACACGGGCACTGTACAAGGCCAAGGGCTATTCTGATGACTGGATAGAAAAGCGGATGCGCGGCATCGCTATTCGTGAGGAACTGACAGATGAATGGAAAAAGCGGGAAGTCAGAGAGAAACGGGAATATGAGATACTCACGGCTGAGATTGCGAAGGCTGCATTCGGCATAACCCCGGGCCAGCATAAGGATCTTAAGGGCTTGAGGCATCAGAACCTGCGCGATCACATGACCGACCTTGAACTTATATTTTCAATGCTCGGCGAGGCCGCAACAACAGAGATAACAAGGGTTGATGATGCCAAGGGATTTCACAAAAACAAACAGGCTGCACGCAAAGGTGGAGAAGTGGCTGGCAAGGCAAGAAAAGACCTTGAAAAGAAGACCGGCAGGAAGGTGGTGTCGCCAGATAACTATTTGACAGAACCGGAAAGCCGGAAGAGATTGGGTAGAAAATGA